The Streptomyces sp. M92 nucleotide sequence CCGTCGGCGGCTCGGACCGCTGGGACTCGGTCGCCGACATCCCCGACCAGGACATCTGGGAGCTGCGCCGCACCCTGCGCGAGCAACTGGTGGAGGAGGTGCGTCGGCGGCTGCGGGTCTCCTGGCGGCAGCGCGGCGCCGGGACCGCCGAGCTGGGCTGGATCGACGACGTCCTCGACCCCGACGTGCTCACCATCGGCTTCGCGCGCCGCGTCCCGTCGTACAAGCGCCTCACCCTGATGCTGCGCGACCGCGACCGCCTGATGGACCTGCTGCTGCACTCCGAGCGGCCCATCCAGATCGTCGTCGCGGGCAAGGCGCACCCGGCGGACGACGGCGGGAAGCGGCTGGTGCAGGAGCTGGTGCGGTTCGCGGACGACCCGCGGGTGCGGCACCGGATCGTGTTCCTGCCGGACTACGGCATGGCGATGGCGCAGAAGCTGTACCCGGGCTGCGACATCTGGCTGAACAACCCCCTGCGCCCCCTGGAGGCGTGCGGCACCTCCGGCATGAAGGCGGCGCTCAACGGCTGCCTCAACCTGTCGGTGCTGGACGGCTGGTGGGACGAGTGGTACCAGCCGGACTTCGGCTGGGCGATCCCCACCGCCGACGGTTCCGGGACCGACCCCGACCGGCGCGACGCCATAGAGGCCGACGCCCTCTACGACCTGCTGGAACAGCGGATCACCCCGCGCTTCTACGAGCGGGGCGCGAGCGGGCTGCCCGACCGGTGGATCGAGATGGTCCGCCGGACGCTGAGCCTGCTGGGACCGAAGGTGCTGGCCGGCCGCATGGTCCGCGAGTACGTGGAGCGGCTCTACACCCCGGCGGCCGAGGCGCACCGCGCGATGGACCCGGACGCCGCGCGGGCGCTGGCCGAGTGGAAGGCCCGGGTGCGCACCGCCTGGCCCGGGGTGAGCGTCGACCACGTCGAGACGTCCGCCGCCACCGCCAGCGCCGAACTCGGCACGACGCTGGGGCTGCGGGTGCGGGTGAACCTCGGCGAACTCGCGCCGGACGACGTCGAGGTGCAGGCGGTCTCCGGCCGGGTCGACACCGAGGACCGGATCACCGACGCGACGACGGCGCCGCTGAAACCGGTGGGCGGCCCCGACCTGGAGGGCCGCTGGCTGTACGAGGGTCCGCTCGCCCTGGACCGCACCGGTCCCTTCGGGTACACGGTCCGCATCCTGCCCGCGCACCGGCTGCTGGCGTCCGGCGCGGAGGCGGGGCTGGTCGCCATGCCGTCGGACGACCTGGCCCAGGCGGCGGGGCTGCTGATGCGGTGAGCACGCGCCGGGGCGGCGACGGAGGACCCTCCCGCCGGGTCAGTCCTCCTCGTCGCCCCCGCTCAGCCGCCGCAGGACGGTGCCGCAGCGGCGGGCGTAGGCGTGCTGGAAGGCGCGGGCGGCGGGCCCGCCGGCCTTCGCGTACCACTTGGCGGGGCGGCTGAAGGCGTGCACGGTCAGCCAGACCGTGCCGTCGCCCGTCCGGTCGACCACGAAGGCCTCCTCGCCGGACTCCGGATGACCGGGCAGCGTGCCGTAGGCCCAGCCGGCCCGGCGGTGCTCCTCCAGCGTCCACACCACCCGGCAGGGCGCCTTGATCATCCCGGCCAGGGTGACGGTGACGTCCACGCCGGGCGCGGCGCGCTCCGCGCTCGCGTCGATGCCGACGCCCATCTCCCGGTGCATCTCCCAGGTGAGCACGGCCTCGGCCGCCCGCCGGAACACCGGGTCGCCCTCCCCGAGGCGGGTGCGTACGTGCATGGGGCGGAAGCCTGGCGGGCAGGCGTCCTGCTCGCGGGTGGCGCCGACGTCGTCGTACGTGAAGGACATGGGCACCAAGGGTAGGGCGGCACCCGGGAACCACTGGTTCCGGGTGCCGCCCGTCACACCGTGGGGCCGCGGAGGGCCTACGGGAAGGTCAGCCGCCAGGAGTCGATGTACCCGGTGTCCTGCCGGCCCTGGTCCTGGACGCGCAGCTTCCAGGTGCCGTTGGCCGTCTCCGAGGAGGCGTTGACCGTGTAGGTCTCGTGCACGTCCTCTGCCGGGTCGTAGCCGCTGCTCTTCAGCAGGTACGTCGTCCCGTCGGGCGCGACCAGGTCGATCCGCAGGTCACCGCGCCAGCTGTGCACGATGTCCACGCCGACCTCGAGGTTGCTCGGCGCGTTGCCCGCCCGGCCCGTGACCGTGATCGAGGAGGTCACCGCCGACCCGTAGTCGGGGATGTTCACGTTGGTGCCGCTCTCGAAGGTCGTGCCGTCGCCGCCACCGCCGTCACCGGGGCGGGAGCCGACGTTGATGCCCGCCCACGCGTGCTGCACCGCCGTGTACTCGGCGCTGTCGGTGCCGTACAGCTCACCGGCCGCCGCGAGGGTGCCGGTGCGGGCGCCCGCGTAGTTGGTGGTCGACGTGAACTTGGTGGTCAGGGCGCGGAACCAGATCTTCGCGGCCTTGTCGCGGCCGATGCCGGTGACCGGGAGGCCGTCCGAGGTGGGCGAGTCGTAGGTGACACCGTTGATGGTCTTGGTGCCGCTGCCCTCGCTCAGCAGGTAGAAGAAGTGGTTGGCCGGGCCGGACGAGTAGTGGACGTCGACGTTGCCGATCCCCGAGTACCAGTAGTCCTTGGACGCGCCGTCCTTGCTGGGTTTGTCCATGTAGCGCAGCGGGGTGCCGTCGCCGTTGATGTCGATCTCCTCGCCGATGAGGTAGTCACCGACGTCGGAGGAGTTGTTCGCGTGGAACTCGACGGACGCGCCGAAGATGTCGGAGGTGGCCTCGTTGAGGCCGCCGGACTCGCCGCTGTAGTTGAGCCCCGCGGTGTTGGAGGTGAGGCCGTGCGTCATCTCGTGCGCGGCCACGTCGATGGACGTCAGCGGGTTGGTGTTGCCGGAGCCGTCGCCGTACGTCATGCAGAAGCAGGAGTCCGACCAGAAGGCGTTGACGTAGTTGTTGCCGTAGTGGACCCGGGAGTAGGCGCCCACTCCGTCACCGCGGATACCGGAACGGCCCTGGACGTTCTTGTAGTAGTCCCAGGTCAGCGCGGCACCGTAGTGGGCGTCGGCGGCGGCGGTCTCGGCGTTGGACGGGCTGCCGTTGCCCCACACGTCGTCGGGGCCGGAGAAGAGCGTGCCGGTGCCGGAGGTGCCCCGGTTCAGGTTGTACGTCTTGTGGTTGCCGCGGGTCGTGTCGGTCAGCGTGTACGACGACCCGGACTGCGCGGTGCCCAGCGTCACCGTGCCGCTGTACATGGTGTTGCCGGTGCCGTTGTGGATCGCCTGGTACTCGTAGAGCTTGGCGCCGGTGGCCGCGTCGGTGACCACGTGCAGCTCGTTCGGGGTGCCGTCCTCCTGGAGGCCGCCGACGACCGTCTCGTACGCCAGGACCGGGGTGCCGTTCGCCGCCCAGATCACCTTGCGCGGCGCGCGGTCGGCGTCCGGCGCCTGGGCACCGGCGGCCTTCGCGGCGGACACGGCCTGCGACTTCGCCTTCGCCGCGGAGATCTTCGGCGTCACGGTGGCCGGCTTGATGGCCTTCGGGGTGGCCTTGACGACCCGTTCGGTCCTGCCGCCGTCGGTGGCGACGACCAGGTCGCCGCCGAGGACCGGCAGTCCGTCGTAGGTGCGCTCGTAGCGGGTGTGCACGGTGCCGTCGCGGTCCTTGGCGACGTCGCGGACGACCAGCTTCTCCTTGGCGCCCAGGCCGAGGTCGTCGGCGGTCGCGGCCTTGGTGGCGTTGGCGTCGCGTATCAGCTCGGCGCGCTGGGCGGGGCTGAGCTTGACCGATTCGGCACCCGGGGCGGGCGCCGGGGCGGGCGCCGCGGTGGCGGCCGAGGACTGGACCGCGGTGGCGATCAGCGCGGCGGCACCGGCCAGCGCGACGGCGGCGGCGGTGCGGCGGCGGGTGGCGTGCGGGGACGCGGTGTGGGAGGTGCGTCTGTGGGGAGAACTGCTGCTCAACACTGACTCCTTCTGCGTGGCCGCGGATCGCGCGGCCGGTGGGGAGACCGGTCGGCGGGTGGGCCGGCCGGGCGGTGCTGGTTCGGTACGCAGAAACCACGTGCGTGGAGCTGGCCTTCGTACAGCGCTGACGGGAATGCTGTGGGTGCGCTGTGCGGCGACCTGGGGAAGAGTGGCAGGCGAGCGACGTGTTTGTCAGGGGCGCGTCAGGAAGTTGGCTGGAAATCGTTCGTTGTCCGGGCGTTCATGTTCGATATACGGAAGGGTTGCCCGAGTGTGGTACTGACTGCCCGCTCAGTCAGTAAGGGGCTCCGGGGAGGGCTCCCCGTGCCAGGAGTCCCACAGCGCCGCGTACGCGCCGCGCGCCGCCACCAGTTCCTCGTGCGTGCCCAGTTCGGTGAGCCGGCCGTCCTCCATCACCGCCACCCGGTCGGCGTCGTGCGCGGTGTGCAGGCGGTGGGCGACGGCGATGACCGTGCGGCCCTCCAGTACGGCGGCCAGGGCGCGCTCGGTGTGCCGGGCCGTGGCCGGGTCCAGCAGGGCGGTGGCCTCGTCCAGGATCAGTGTGTGCGGGTCGGCGAGCACCACCCGGGCCAGGGCGAGCTGCTGGGCCTGCGAGCCGTCGGTGCGGTGACCGCCGGTGCCCAGTCCGGTGCCGAGGCCTTCCGGCAGTTCCCGTACCCACGGCTCGGCGCCCACGGCGGCCAGGGCCGACCACAACCGCTCGTCGTCGGCCGCCGGTTCGGCGATGAGCAGGTTGTCCCGGACCGTGCCGAGGAAGACGTGGTGCTCCTGGGTGACCAGCACGACCTGACGGCGCAGCCGCTCCGGCCCCAGAGCGCTCACCGGCACCCCGCCCACCGTCACCGAGCCCCCGGTCGGCGCGTCCACGCCCGCCAGCAGCCGGCTCAGCGTGGTCTTGCCCGCCCCGGACGGCCCGACCAGCGCCAGCCGTTCACCCGGCCGCACGGTCAGGTCCACGCCGCGCAGCACCTCGCCGCCCCGGTCGTAGGCGTACCGCACGCCGGTCACGTCGATCCGGTCGTCCGCCGGGACCGGCGAGTCGTCCGTCGCCGCCCGCGGCGCCCGCGCCAGCCCCTCGACCCGGGCGAACGAAGCGCCGCCCGCCTGGAGCTGCTCGACGCGCATCAGCACCTCGTCGAGCGGCCCGGCGAGCTGCTGGAGGTACACGGCGCACGACACCACCGCGCCGAGGCTCACCGACCCGTGCGTGTGCAGGACACCGCCGATCAGCAGCACGCCCGCCACGGGGACGACGTACGAGATCTCCACCGCCGGGAAGAAGACGCTGCGCAGGTACAGGGTGTGGAACCGGGCACGCCGCGATTCCTCCAGCGCCCGTCGGTTCGACGCGACGCGGCGCCCGGTCAGCCGCAGCGCCTCGACGGTGCGGGCCCCGGCGACCGTGGCCGTCAGGCTCTCGGCGACCTCCGAGTTCGCCGCGCCCTCGGCGAGATAGCCGGCCCGCGCCCGGCGCAGGTACCAGCGCAGCACGAACCAGACCGGCGTCAGCCCCAGCACGCCGACCAGGCCGAGCAGCGGATCGAGCACGAACACGGCGGCGGCCAGGAACAGCGCCTGCACGGAGTTGATCAGCAGCTCGGGCCCGGCGTCGCGCAGCGTCGTGCCGACCGTGGTCACGTCGGCGGTGCCGCGCGTCGTCAGGTCGCCGGTGCCGGCCCGCTCCACGGCCGAGGCCGGCAGGGCCAGGGCGCGGTCCACGAACCGCTCCCGCACCCGCGCGAGGGTCCGCTCACCGACACGGTGGCCCACGTACCGCGCCCAGCGGGCCAGCAGCAGCTGGGCGAGGGAGCACAGCAGGATGGCGAGCGCCATCCGGTCCACGGCACCGACACCGCCCCCGGCGCGGACCTCGTCGACGATCCGGCCCAGCAGCCACGGGCCCGCGAGCCCGGCGAGCGCCGCCAGCGCGTTCAGGATGAGGACGACCGCGAAGGACCGCCGGTCGGCGCGGACCAGGCCGGCCGCCGCGCGGCGGACGCCGGTGCGCCCGGCGACGGGGAGTTGTCCTTCGGACGTCATCGGAGCACCTCGTCCTCGCTGTCTTCCCTGGAGACCAGTGCCCGGTATCCCGGCTCGCCGGCGAGGAGTTCGCGGTGCGTGCCGGTCGCGACGACCTTGCCGTCGACCAGGTGGTGCACCACGTCCGCCGTGTCGAGCAGGAGGGGGGAGGTGCAGGCCACCACCGTCGTGCGGCCGGCACGGGCGTCCCGCAGGCGGCGGGCGACGGTGGCCTCGGTGTGGGCGTCCAGGGCGGAGGTCGGCTCCACGGCGAGCAGGACCTCCGGGTCGGCGAACAGGGCCCGGGCCAGGCGGACGCGTTGGCGTTGACCGCCGGACAGGTCGCGGCCCTGGGCCGCGACCCGGGTTTCCAGGCCGTCGGGGAGGCACTGGACTATGTCATCGGCGGCGGCGGCGTGGATGGCCGACTTCAGGTGCGCCGAATCGTCCGCCCCGAGTGGCTGTCCGGCGTCCGCGGGTGTGTTGTGGCTGGTCGCGCCCACGCGGCGGAGCCGCATGTCGGTACCGCCCGCGCCCCTCAGCAGCGGCGTCTGCTCAGCGCCGATCACTTCGCGCAGGGTGCCTGCGAAGAGGTCGGCCTCCGCCTCCGCGACCAGGATGCGGGCGCGGACCTGTGCGAGCGGTACCTCGGACAAAGGCACATCCCCCCAGGTCACCTCGGAGGGGGCGTAGCGGCCCAGGCGGTCCACGAGTTCGGCGGCGTCCGCCGGGCGGGCGGTGGCCAGGGCGGTCAGGTGGCCGGGGAGGACCCGTACCCCGGAGTCCGGGTCGTACAGCACCGACGGCTCGGTGGGGGCGTCACGCGTGCCGGTGTCCGGCTCGGGCTCCAGGCGCAGGAACGCCACCACCCGGCGGGCGGCCACCACGCCCCGGCTGAGCTGGTGGCCCATCTCGATCAGGAACGCCACCGGCCAGCCCAGCGCCACCACGTACCCGTACACCGACACCAGCTCGCCGACGCTGATGTGCCCCTGCACCGCCTGCCGGGCGCCAAGCCAGGTCACCAGCGCCAGGAACAGCATCGGCAGGCCCACTCCCAGGGCCTGGATCCAGCTGGTCACCGCGCCGACCCGGTAGCCCTGCTCGCGCAGCCGCCCCGAGTCCCGGCGGAACGCGTCCGCGACCAGGTCCTTGCCGCCCAGGCCGTTCAGCACCCGCAGCCCGCCCGCGAGGTCGCCGATCCGCGCGGTCAGCACGGACTGCCGCTCCCGGTACTCGGTCTCCCTGCCCTGCAACCGCCCCATGAGCGGCCCGAGCACCACGCCGAGCAGCGGCACCCCGATCAGCACCACCAGGGCGAGCCGCGTCGACACCGACAGCAGCAGTCCGCCGACGGCCGCGTAGGCGACCACGGCTCCGACGCCGGGGCCCACGGCCGTCAGGGAGGTGCTGATGGTCTGCACGTCACCCACCCCGATGGTGACGACCTCCCCGGCCCCCACCTGCCGGCGCAGCGCCGAACCGAGCCGCGCGGCGTGCCCGACGACCACCTTGACCGTGCGGAAGTTGGCGTCCATCCGCACCTTCGTCATCGTGCGGTGCCGCAGGGTGCCCAGCCAGGCGTTGAACGCCCCCGCGGCGACCAGGGCGCCCGTCCAGCCCGCCAGCGCGCCCAGGTCACCGGGGGTCAGACCGTGGTCGACCGCCCGCGCCATCAGGTACGGCGTCGCCGCCAGCAGCACCATCCACGCACTGGCCAGCACCGCCCCCGCCAGACAGCGCGGCCACTGCCGCCGCACCAGCCACGCCAGGTACCGCCAGCCGCCCCGGCGGTCCGGCGTGCCGGGAGCCCCGTACGCGTCGATCCTCATGCCAGGCTGTCCCGCCACGCCCGGTGCAGGTCCGCGAACCGGCCCC carries:
- a CDS encoding DUF1990 family protein, whose translation is MSFTYDDVGATREQDACPPGFRPMHVRTRLGEGDPVFRRAAEAVLTWEMHREMGVGIDASAERAAPGVDVTVTLAGMIKAPCRVVWTLEEHRRAGWAYGTLPGHPESGEEAFVVDRTGDGTVWLTVHAFSRPAKWYAKAGGPAARAFQHAYARRCGTVLRRLSGGDEED
- a CDS encoding M4 family metallopeptidase, which produces MSSSSPHRRTSHTASPHATRRRTAAAVALAGAAALIATAVQSSAATAAPAPAPAPGAESVKLSPAQRAELIRDANATKAATADDLGLGAKEKLVVRDVAKDRDGTVHTRYERTYDGLPVLGGDLVVATDGGRTERVVKATPKAIKPATVTPKISAAKAKSQAVSAAKAAGAQAPDADRAPRKVIWAANGTPVLAYETVVGGLQEDGTPNELHVVTDAATGAKLYEYQAIHNGTGNTMYSGTVTLGTAQSGSSYTLTDTTRGNHKTYNLNRGTSGTGTLFSGPDDVWGNGSPSNAETAAADAHYGAALTWDYYKNVQGRSGIRGDGVGAYSRVHYGNNYVNAFWSDSCFCMTYGDGSGNTNPLTSIDVAAHEMTHGLTSNTAGLNYSGESGGLNEATSDIFGASVEFHANNSSDVGDYLIGEEIDINGDGTPLRYMDKPSKDGASKDYWYSGIGNVDVHYSSGPANHFFYLLSEGSGTKTINGVTYDSPTSDGLPVTGIGRDKAAKIWFRALTTKFTSTTNYAGARTGTLAAAGELYGTDSAEYTAVQHAWAGINVGSRPGDGGGGDGTTFESGTNVNIPDYGSAVTSSITVTGRAGNAPSNLEVGVDIVHSWRGDLRIDLVAPDGTTYLLKSSGYDPAEDVHETYTVNASSETANGTWKLRVQDQGRQDTGYIDSWRLTFP
- a CDS encoding ABC transporter ATP-binding protein, whose amino-acid sequence is MTSEGQLPVAGRTGVRRAAAGLVRADRRSFAVVLILNALAALAGLAGPWLLGRIVDEVRAGGGVGAVDRMALAILLCSLAQLLLARWARYVGHRVGERTLARVRERFVDRALALPASAVERAGTGDLTTRGTADVTTVGTTLRDAGPELLINSVQALFLAAAVFVLDPLLGLVGVLGLTPVWFVLRWYLRRARAGYLAEGAANSEVAESLTATVAGARTVEALRLTGRRVASNRRALEESRRARFHTLYLRSVFFPAVEISYVVPVAGVLLIGGVLHTHGSVSLGAVVSCAVYLQQLAGPLDEVLMRVEQLQAGGASFARVEGLARAPRAATDDSPVPADDRIDVTGVRYAYDRGGEVLRGVDLTVRPGERLALVGPSGAGKTTLSRLLAGVDAPTGGSVTVGGVPVSALGPERLRRQVVLVTQEHHVFLGTVRDNLLIAEPAADDERLWSALAAVGAEPWVRELPEGLGTGLGTGGHRTDGSQAQQLALARVVLADPHTLILDEATALLDPATARHTERALAAVLEGRTVIAVAHRLHTAHDADRVAVMEDGRLTELGTHEELVAARGAYAALWDSWHGEPSPEPLTD
- a CDS encoding ABC transporter ATP-binding protein, translating into MRIDAYGAPGTPDRRGGWRYLAWLVRRQWPRCLAGAVLASAWMVLLAATPYLMARAVDHGLTPGDLGALAGWTGALVAAGAFNAWLGTLRHRTMTKVRMDANFRTVKVVVGHAARLGSALRRQVGAGEVVTIGVGDVQTISTSLTAVGPGVGAVVAYAAVGGLLLSVSTRLALVVLIGVPLLGVVLGPLMGRLQGRETEYRERQSVLTARIGDLAGGLRVLNGLGGKDLVADAFRRDSGRLREQGYRVGAVTSWIQALGVGLPMLFLALVTWLGARQAVQGHISVGELVSVYGYVVALGWPVAFLIEMGHQLSRGVVAARRVVAFLRLEPEPDTGTRDAPTEPSVLYDPDSGVRVLPGHLTALATARPADAAELVDRLGRYAPSEVTWGDVPLSEVPLAQVRARILVAEAEADLFAGTLREVIGAEQTPLLRGAGGTDMRLRRVGATSHNTPADAGQPLGADDSAHLKSAIHAAAADDIVQCLPDGLETRVAAQGRDLSGGQRQRVRLARALFADPEVLLAVEPTSALDAHTEATVARRLRDARAGRTTVVACTSPLLLDTADVVHHLVDGKVVATGTHRELLAGEPGYRALVSREDSEDEVLR